A region from the Engraulis encrasicolus isolate BLACKSEA-1 chromosome 18, IST_EnEncr_1.0, whole genome shotgun sequence genome encodes:
- the rbp2a gene encoding retinol-binding protein 2a, with amino-acid sequence MPADYNGKWEMVKNDNFEDVMKALDIDFATRKIAVHLTQTKVMVQDGDRFETKTLSTFRNYEVNFTVGEEFEEYTKGLDNRTVKTLVQWDGDKLVAVQKGEKPNRGWKHWIEGDLLYLEITVGDKTCLQVFKKKNE; translated from the exons ATGCCTGCAGACTACAATGGGAAATGGGAAATGGTCAAGAATGACAACTTTGAAGACGTGATGAAAGCCTTGG ACATCGACTTTGCCACACGCAAGATCGCCGTCCACCTCACCCAGACCAAGGTCATGGTCCAGGACGGCGACCGCTTCGAGACCAAGACGCTCAGCACCTTCCGCAACTACGAGGTCAACTTCACCGTGGGGGAGGAGTTCGAGGAGTACACCAAGGGCTTGGACAACAGGACAGTCAAG aCACTAGTGCAGTGGGATGGGGATAAACTGGTGGCGGTGCAAAAGGGTGAGAAGCCCAACCGGGGCTGGAAGCACTGGATCGAGGGCGACCTGCTCTATCTG GAAATTACAGTGGGCGATAAGACGTGTCTCCAAGTGTTCAAGAAGAAAAACGAATAA